The window GAAGAAAAACTACTCATAAGCTTCCTCGAAAGGGTAGGATTAATTACTGGAGGTGCTTGTATGAACGTGGCGCGATATAAATGGCCGGCCACTTGGCACCCTAGCCTCGCCTGgccttattaaaaatgttaacacGTAAATTAGACTCCGCAGCGACTAGCGAGGCACTGTATTAGCCaaccaattaaattttagagTCAGCTTATACAATACGCAGCTAGGCGACTTCACACGTGGAGGGATGCCTGCGACAAAACAACCTTGCCCACGTTAGATCAACCCCGTCATACATTTTCCTTCACACTTTGATAACGTTTCtagggtataaaaaataaaattgcgcacttaagtttttaattacaaaaaattaaatattgaactaAATATGTACGGAGCGAGTTAGCACGGTAAGTTAAAAAGGCATATGAAAATTGCGACGTAAGGTTGGCAACATTTCCGTTGCCGACTGTGAGAGTCCTTGCGTACGGGAGAATTTATTCTcagttgaattaataaaaaatattaactttataaaagtaattctGATGATTGAAAATcttgttattttaacatttcccTTTGCCGTTTCAATGAAATGCGGAGATAATTTTACGCTGTCTAACTTTACGAGAGCGGGCCGTGATTATGAGATATGAATaagtgattaattaaaaaaaaagtcgcGAGCATGTCATTAAGGGCATCAGTGGCCGGCTTTAGGCTGTATTGTGAGTCGGCGGCGTCAGGTCGGTCGTGTGAGCGCTAAAAGGTTTGAGGCTCGCCTAGTCTAAGTGCACACCCTCATGCTAGTTGGATGTGTATAAAGATTAATTGGAGTGTTGCCTATTCTGACAATTTACGACGCCTTCTGGCGGGCCGGCCGCAGACCACTTCTGCGCAACTTAATTAAGCGAAATAACTTAAACGAGTCACCGTTGCTAATTAGAGCTATCGTCGGCTAATTCTACGAGTGACTCTTTGTTTGCGAGCGTTTCTTTGAGTTGCGCGCTGAAAGAATTTGTCTTTGCTTCGACTTTGAAGGATGTTTGTTTTGGCCCCCGCGGAGTTTTGAAAGAACGCTGTGTTAATTTTGTCGAATAAACTTTTTCGTATACAGAGTAATGTTACTCGTAAGTGGTCGCTGTTTGAAAAAGGAATTGCTTTAAGGTTGGTACACACTGCGCGACAGAGCGATCGTAAAAGACATAAGTGAAGGGTTCTCGCCTTTAGAACCCTTGAGGTGCGCACACACTTCGTCAACAAGTGGCTAGTTGCCTTCTATACTGAGCTCTGCGTCTTTTCACCACcgatatgtttaatttataatttaattgccattaaaaaaactatcaacGGTTATCACTTTCAGGCtatcgtaaattattattaacatgttctcattaatttttatggcaCATTTTCTAAAGTTCATATgttaattagtataataaagCTACCAATTAAATTCGATAGAGTAAATGAGAGAAGCATAAAACAAATCTGTAGACcgtgatttttatataatagattgcTAAAATATAGTTTGCTTCCTTAGAGATATAAAAACTTGCTGACTATACTTTGCTAACTtgcataattaaatgaaatagttgAGTAAAttgcatacatttataattatatctaagattcattatgaaattataaaatcgacGTATTTTAGTACgactacatacataaaatgcacatatatttgtaaattaaagcAATCGCTAATCGATGTTtccgttttaaaatatcattagcGTGTACCGCCGTCTACGGACACCTCGTAATTGCCTTCGTGTATGACCCTCACCCTTTCAGTATTCTTTCAGAGATGCTTATCGTAAGGAAATGACCGTTTTCCGTTGTCCACAATGCAACCATTAAGGGTACAATTTAAATGGACTTAGTCGCGTtttcaaagaaatttttatattttacaattgatGTATTGCGATCAAAAATGGTGGaggccttttttattttcttgccCGCCTTCCCATACAATTTACAGTCGAAAGTAGAGTTTGTACAGCCATggtaaatggaaataaattttatttatgatgttccatacaaatttatcaaattccgTCGTTTGGTAaccattgaaattataattacctcAACAAAGTCGGGTCAACAAGATATCTTTaagttaattaacattatgaaCATATTTCCAACACAatcgtattttatttggtacgcggttgatatttttaactaattaacttgcggttagtaatataattccTTTATCCCAACTAATTAGACGCTTACAGGAAAATCTTGAATTATTGAGAAACCAACGGATAAACTGTGCAGCAAAACGATATAATAGAAGTCGCTCgagcattataattaattgagagAGATAGGAGCGTtctatgaaacattttataaataaatacgcgAAAATTTTCCGATCATGAAagcttttataaagttttcgCTTTATCAacttagataatataatattggctTAAGATACGAACAGAAAGCTGTGATAGTAACGAtatcaaaacaaattgaaGTGCTAAGCACACATTGATGTAATGTATCTAGGTGAGTCGCACCGTCTCTGTCTTTGTTATGGAGTGTGAGTGAGACAAAATCGAATGTTTCAGGATATCAGCCAATAGATATGCAAAGAAGGGGAAGTTTATCGCAGAGGCACGCGGCTTATGGCAGGTGAAATTTATCAGCGGACTGAGATAGTGGGAAATTAGTCGAGCGGAAATCAATACTGAAGAATATTTTTCCTCGATGCTTGGCGACAAATCATCATTATTTAGTTGATAGTTAAACAAGAATTTATACATAACGATCGTACCAAAATCCTATAAGATAAGTCtaataattgtaaacattacaatgtatttaaattgtaataaattggaCTGGGGTTTGTCATGTTTCTTTATACAGGTATTTCCTCGGTCATTCCTTTACGATTAACTCATAACCTGTTATGAACTTGTCTTACAAATTAAAGAGTGCTTCCCTCTATTTGCAcatcttatataattttatataaatcgttGAAGCATTTTGTAAAAGTCGTTTAATAATAGACCTATTAAGGTTTTACGAGTTAAATATTCAagatattcaaataaagatcaacaaattttgtttgtatatttattaatagatacaaCTGTGACCCCAGTGATTTGTGTAATTAGGAAATAGTGAATTTACACCcctttattgaattattataggGCGATTGAATAATCGATCGTCAAGACAGTGATTGCATTCAATTAGTCAATTCAAAGCTAAGATTGCTTTACTCTTTATCCcatttgtgtattattttagacttaatttatatttactatatgaattattaactACGTAcagcaaaaaaatacaataaaatttttgataaattaggAAACTCACCTGAAGTTTGAGAACCACTTAACGAGCTGTGCAgtgttgtttttgttgaaCTTGATGTCAGGGAAGTACATTTTGAGGACAGCCGAGCTCGGGTACCGCACCCAGAAGAACATCAGCTTGGCCTTGCGGAGGTGCATCGGCGTTAATGTTGAAGAGTGCAGTGGAATTAAGGatcatattgttttgtatttgtatgttaaaacataacattctAGACTCTATTTACTATATCGATTagataatttgatataaaactcCCAATTATAACATCAATCTAATAAAATGGCCGATCGATTAATTGGAATTAGGCTAAGaactaattgtaattattggcTATATATCGAGTTATTCTTGGATATAAGGAATGGTAAATCTGATTATATCCCTGTATTACGTCGGTTCAACGAAGCACCACAAAACCTTAATCCATTTGCATCTAATCTTATAAAGCACCTTATCTGATATCGGAATGGGCATCTACCGTttggattaattaatattgtttgtaacattgttttacataatatgaacaTGAAATCAGAAATAATAacgttcattttattaaataatttactcaaATAATTGAACTTGCACTGAAATAATTGATTGTCAGTATGTCTATGCTTTTAATGTGTGAAAAGGTTTTCCTTCATACGTACGTAGGCATACCATGTATGGAAAAGTGTAGAAACCGCAACACTTTGTAGGTTTCCAGAGTCGTATGATGTCTAACGgttaagtaggaagtaggcGGTCGCAATCGTAAGGTTAAACTACAGAAATAAGATATCTGTGGCCGTTTGCGTGTACGGCTTGGCCTGAGAACTCGACAGGATTATGTTGCGAACATTATTGTCTTATAGCTGTCGTATGTTCTAGTTGAGTACTTTTGTCGTTGATCATATTACGTAACAAAGGCTACTAAGAAATCAGAATGAAACCTTTAGCAAACTGAATATGCGATTTTATAGTATGACAGGCTTATAgctaagttatttatattgaaaaggaTATAGTAGGCTGAACTCCGTCGTAAGGCAGGTCAGTGGAGTTGCAGTCGGAGTGCGGATCCTGCGTGTCCATGTGCGGATGGTGCGGGCCGGCGCCGTGGTGCGGCACGTGGGGATGATGCGGGCGCAGGTAGTCCGGCGAGCCGTGGTGCGCCGCAGCCAGCAGCACCGGGTGCAGCATCGCCGGCGCGTTCGGCAGCGGCGGCGAGTCCCGCTCTGGCGCTGGTGGTGATCGAGCTAGCCCACCACCCGCCCCAAAAAATGGCGAGTACGGTGAGAACACTTGGCTCTCATGCAGTGACGGATTCGGTATCGCCACCGATGTGGGTAACGCCATCCCTCCTGGGAACGGCCGTGGAGACGGTGATTCGGGGAATTTACTTTCAGGTGATTGTCCGACGCCCTCTCCTAGGATTCTACTGACGGTGCGCGGCGTGATTCGCGTGTCAGTGACCTTATGCCGTTTTTTCTTGGGCGTGACGACCAGACTTAAGGGTTCGATAGAGTCCATGCTTTGATCCCTGTCGAAGTGTCCGTTCATCGGGCCAAAGTGTGACGGCATTGGCTTCTGCGGCGTCTGGAACAGGCCTGTTGGAGGTCGCATGTGAGCGCCGTGGCCGGGCCCGCCCGCCTCGGGGTGCAGCGGGAACGCCGCGCCGCCTGGCGCACGGGGGCCGTTCATATGGCTCATAAATAATGGATTATTTGTCATAAACGGTACGCCATTCGGCGCACCCGGGTGATGGACGGGTGCATTACCTGACATTTGTCCGGGTTGTCTCTCTGGAGCCTTAGGAGGCGGGGATTTTCTATCGATCATCCGCGTAGCTCGCATCAAATCTTTGTTTAATTGCTCAGCAGCTGCTGCAGCCGCTTCTGATTGCTTGCCCATAATACGTCGCTGATGCACGAAACGCGTCACAATAGAATCAATAAGGCTGGCTAATGAAGCTGTTATTTCACTCTTGAGAACGTCAGCCAGGCTTTCGAGATCAGCCCCCGTTATAGGACCAACGGAACCTGTGTTGCTACGGAGTGCATCTAAACGCTCTGCAAGCTCTGATGGTAAGGGCGCTTTAGGTGTTTGGCCCATTTGTCGTTGCTGAGGTGAATGTTGATTGGATTGTGGCCTCTGTTGTTGATTGTTTTGTTGATGTTCACTCGCTTCTTTCATGCGTGCTTCCTGTTCTAAGAATAACTTCTGGCTTACATTGAGGTACATAGCGGCTGCGTTGTTAAGATGCTGATGCGTATGTTGTGGATGCATGTGATCAGCGTGTGGTAGATGCGGTATCATTGGAAGAGTACCGTTAAAGCCTGGTGGTAAATGTGGATGGGCGGCATTATGAGCTTGTATTTTCGCAGATATCATCTTACTCATCACTTGTGAAAGCATGTTCGGTGCCGCCGTGTTAGGTATCGGTGGTGGGACCTCCTTAACAGGCGATGCCGGTTCAGACTTTGGAACCGTATCATCAGTTTGTTCTACATCACTAGAAGCACCGTCGTTATCGATAGTTTCAGATTCTTGACCCATGCGATTACAAagttgcaaatatttttcttgcATCTCAGCTAACTGTTCTTGCATAGTTCTTAATTGggattttaaagcatttttttctactaatttttgttgaattgGAGGTCGCTCACCATCATCTTCAGAATCATCCGACACTGTTTGAGCACTGCTGCCGTGGCTGGCACCGTATCTCTCTGCCGCACCGTCGTGTTGTTGCGGGTGATACAATTTCCGTTTCTTGCAGCCATTCACTTGAGGTTGTTGCGGTGCAGGACTAGAACGCATCGTTGACACTATATTTTCTACACGAGCACGTTTCACATCCTGAGGTCGTGGGGAGGACCTTTGTGCGTCACTATCGCGGTCCTCAGGTTCCGACTTGGGTGCAAGGAGCTGTTCTGAAGGTGGAGGTGCAGGCGGTGGTGAAGTGCGTGAATCACAAGCGCTATCGAGTGTCAAGAGAGCGTCGTCAAGATCCGGGCGCGAGTCGCGAGATATCGGCCGTTCGGGCGAATGCTTCTCCTCCTTGGGTtcatcattgttattattggCAAGTACGTTATTATTGTCCGGGGAAAGTCGCATGAGTTCCTTCTTGCGGCTCTGTAGAATGTCTCTGAGTACGCGATCGCGAAGCATGTCGCCACCGCTCGCCTCATCGCTGTTGTCCTCCTGCTTGGGTGCGCGGCCCAACAGTTCGTTGAGCATTTCTGCGGGCGCGTAGCAAGGACCGAAGAGGCCGAAGTGTTGGCGACCCTCGAAGATGGCGCCGTAAAGTCCCCCACTCATGTGTGCGGCGCGCGCGGGCGCGGGTCCGTTCGTCGCGAGAGTTGAATAAGAATTGCGTGGCTCACCGGCGTCCACGCGCTGTCTGACGCGTTTCTGTTTCTTTAGGAGCTTATCCGAGTAGGGCGCGTGTGAGTCCGCCTCCTCCTCCGATGACATCATAGGCTAGACGAGCCCCAATTGGCCGGACGGGCGGCGGGCAAGGCCCCACCGCGCTACTCGAGCCGCATCGCCCGCTCTGCAACAAGGAGGGGATCGCATCACACACCTGCTCATGCGACGAGTGCGCTGCGTCTCGCGCGCACGTATAATACTTTAACTTTGAACATCTTACGCGATNNNNNNNNNNNNNNNNNNNNNNNNNNNNNNNNNNNNNNNNNNNNNNNNNNNNNNNNNNNNNNNNNNNNNNNNNNNNNNNNNNNNNNNNNNNNNNNNNNNNNNNNNNNNNNNNNNNNNNNNNNNNNNNNNNNNNNNNNNNNNNNNNNNNNNNNNNNNNNNNNNNNNNNNNNNNNNNNNNNNNNNNNNNNNNNNNNNNNNNNNNNNNNNNNNNNNNNNNNNNNNNNNNNNNNNNNNNNNNNNNNNNNNNNNNNNNNNNNNNNNNNNNNNNNNNNNNNNNNNNNNNNNNNNNNNNNNNNNNNNNNNNNNNNNNNNNNNNNNNNNNNNNNNNNNNNNNNNNNNNNNNNNNNNNNNNNNNNNNNNNNNNNNNNNNNNNNNNNNNNNNNNNNNNNNNNNNNNNNNNNNNNNNNNNNNNNNNNNNNNNNNNNNNNNNNNNNNNNNNNNNNNNNNNNNNNNNNNNNNNNNNNNNNNNNNNNNNNNNNNNNNNNNNNNNNNNNNNNNNNNNNNNNNNNNNNNNNNNNNNNNNNNNNNNNNNNNNNNNNNNNNNNNNNNNNNNNNNNNNNNNNNNNNNNNNNNNNNNNNNNNNNNNNNNNNNNNNNNNNNNNNNNNNNNNNNNNNNNNNNNNNNNNNNNNNNNNNNNNNNNNNNNNNNNNNNNNNNNNNNNNNNNNNNNNNNNNNNNNNNNNNNNNNNNNNNNNNNNNNNNNNNNNNNNNNNNNNNNNNNNNNNNNNNNNNNNNNNNNNNNNNNNNNNNNNNNNNNNNNNNNNNNNNNNNNNNNNNNNNNNNNNNNNNNNNNNNNNNNNNNNNNNNNNNNNNNNNNNNNNNNNNNNNNNNNNNNNNNNNNNNNNNNNNNNNNNNNNNNNNNNNNNNNNNNNNNNNNNNNNNNNNNNNNNNNNNNNNNNNNNNNNNNNNNNNNNNNNNNNNNNNNNNNNNNNNNNNNNNNNNNNNNNNNNNNNNNNNNNNNNNNNNNNNNNNNNNNNNNNNNNNNNNNNNNNNNNNNNNNNACACACCTGCTCATGCGACGAGTGCGCTGCGTCTCGCGCGCACGTATAATACTTTAACTTTGAACATCTTACGCGATGTTTGCCACTAGAAAATacattaacttaaaataacattgctataaaatatattttggcaACTGTCCAAATAAGATGAAGATTAatctaaatgaaattaatattaaattattaacaacaaacaatcgatattaatgaaaacaattacaatttaagttTATCATTAAGATTATTTGTCGAAATAATAAATCGCTTATTAAagatatcttaatatatcttatatctcttaatatataaaaatccagtttcatgatgttcccaatgaacttttcaccaactcaaccaattttgatgaaatttggcgttttatgtgtaatttggtccaacttaagatataggatagtttttatttcgattaattatcccaataatttataatcttaatatttttaattattactcagccacaacgcgtggccgggtatgctattaacaaataatttatgacaCGCAAAAGCATTGTCTAAATAATAGCAAAATTACgacaagttatttataaacatgttatCGAAAGCATGGAACCcagtattgaaaaaaaaacagtactCTTTTAATAACTTTGAAATGAGTTTGTAAGATCCTAATTAGCACaccaattataaatatattctgtaCAACTTTTTTTCTGACAAACTACTAACGTACCAAATTACTAATTAGAATACcagaaacaataaacaaatctgATAAGTCCTAACATTTGAGGTTCAGCATTTGAgcaacttaataaaaaaaaacattgtaatcCAACAAAAGGCTCATATGTATCACCGGCATTAATTCCTTTTGGAGCGTGACTCTTTATTCATCGAGGACAATGAATCTAAAAATGTCAGAAATAATTCTGTGAGACACGCGGTATTGAAGCACGTGTCCATTACACCGCGACACGATTCGTAAGAAATCCAATAAGACaagactatttatttatatctattttagcGGTAACAAGATTATGTCAGTTTGTGAATGTGCGTGTCGGCTTAGCTGTGTTTTATATAGCATAAGTCTTAGGTAGTCTTAGGTGTGTATGTGAAGTAATGTAAAGTGGCGTCGGCGTTCTTAGTCGTATCCGATATTGAGTTGAAATTCTAACAAGAGCACATAGTTAAAATGTTACTGATAAATTGATGATTGACTAATGTTACTTGAACActaacatttttgaaatattaaatttgtcacaggaaaaagaaaagattgaaatagatttgaaaagcatattttatacgtaGCATAGCTATTTATGTTACAATGCAAGTTTCACGCATtctgtttcattaaaattaaattttaattcatgacCTTTTGAACCATAAACATCGCAACATCGAATATCTATTTTGAGATCATAATACTCATTCGTTATGTATACGAATATTCCAAAAGTACGACCTTACATTTGACGTATCGTATTGCTTACATACAGGTATGCAATGTTACGTAAAGAAATAatgccaaaaaaaaatttcacccCTTTTTCCCAAACTTTGGGAAATTTATCGattggaaaattaattattcaaatcatgCAACTATGTGAAATGTTATgcgttgttttttaatacactaaaaaaaaacgtggGCTTGATGACTTCCTCCATTTTCGACGGTTGAAAAACATGGCCATGTAATTTTTGTCGTATCCCGGATAACAACGGACACGGTTTCATCTCGCGTCTCTGCCAACATCCGGGCGCAATTTGCCACAATGAGATGTTATCAATAGCGGATGACTTCCGATGGTGACCATCCACTTGCGACCGGCGTCACGCTCGCTGTACCACCATTGGTCAACCTTTCTAAATGAATACTCACTTTCCACACCTACATCGATGTACCATTTTCGTGAAATTGGTATAGTAAAGTAgggaaatttattcaaatttcgtTTATGTAAACGGATTGTACCTATTATGCACTAAAGTATAAACTTCGTATCGTATCGTATAAGATTCGTTTTCATATGCATGTTTCCGtatcaatattttgtataagtaCATAGTATGTTGTTGATTCTATTAACGAAATCTTACTTCAATAAAGTATCTATTACTCTGACCATAGATGAAACATGTCAATACAGTAGATAATAGACTCTAATGGAACAAAAGCCGCCGAGTATGTTTGCTAAGTTCCCACCCCTTGTTATTAAAACGTTATGTTTCGTAATTCGGGCGAGCACGgaacaatttcaataattaccaCGTCATGAATAAGCAATGCGCTGTCAAACTGTGACCGAAAATCACCGACCAGTGAGGGAATGTACCGGTAATGTTGCGCATTGTTCGGTGTATTAGGTAAAGTATTTGTTAGGAGATACGTGGAAATAAACGCTAAAATCTGTAATGAAACAACAACAGCGCATCTGGATAGTTAAGACGCTCTTATCAGTTTTTAATCTTCAATGGTATTAGTTACCTATGAAGGAAACGCTATCtaacataaaactatgaaAAGCTCGATgctaatgataaatttaaacataatatatggtaCCTGGGTGAAACAGTGTCTTTCATTCTCTGCTGATCTTCAAATCTTCTTAATTTGAcaagttatatttttctgttaaattttctattatttgttatttaactttacgatcgtgttgttatttaaatgaatttagaaGAACTTTTTGGgctcatattttattacaataatctGCTTAGTATTGACTCATCTCATCACTTAGTatcttgataaataaaatcatgttaAACAGCTGGCTGACGGAAATTCCCGCAAGAATggcaatagaaaaatattatttatcaaatttctattaaaaattaacaacgcCTACTACTTGCCATGTGTCCAAGCTGATAATGGTATTTTTATCAGAAATGCTAATGACCGTTCATTTAAAGGACTTCTCAGATAAATCACTCATAACATGTGTTATAAATgagcaaaaatttaattttaacgtatGACGATATACAATTACTAAAAACCATCGATAGattaaaagaatatacaaaaatttgaattcaggtttctttatcaaatatttcagtgggtaattaatataagattattcccgaaaaaaatacaagctGATAAATCTATTATCATCAATTATCAcaattgattatataaattaataccctacaaaataaaattacgtaatGTTATATGTGTGCCTGTTAGAAAGGGCCCCTGTACCCTATAGACCTGTTGATATGCATCCATATCGCACTAGGGGTGACTTTCACCAAGTTATTCTACGCCGATGAACATTTCTTATTGCCAAGACCTTTCTGTTAGAAATGAACAGTAAAACCATGTTTTTCTTTAAGcttgtgttgtttttttttcacctcGTTAATATGAAATTGCATGTCTTTTGTTTAATGATATAGATTGTGATCAgaagattaaaattttgttatattaaaacctTGAATACTGCTATACAAGTAAGGCTcttttttccttattattaaGAACTTAAGTTGTTAATGTTCTATTTCTGCACCGTACACTGGTCAAAAGGGGTAAAACTCACTGAAACCTGTTAGTTTGACGATAATTTCATCGACGATCTGCAGCCCTCATACAAGCCCGTGCTTAATTTGCCGTGACCTAGCGTCGTCTAATTTTTACGGAAATATTTCCCTTCCGCCTCCACGTCATTCCCatgcaataaaacataagcGAATTACGagatttttaactaaaatgttTTACGTTAATCTCATTTCGAGTACGTACGTAAAATGCTTGATTTTGAAGCGTGAAGtcatttttattcagttaaaGCGTAGTATGGGTATTTGTTTGATCTTAACTGTTGTTAGTTGATAATTAACTGGTTATTAGTTTAATGTCGCTTTAATACACTACATAAACGTGTGTAATGGGTGttttaaaatgacaatatACTTGTTTCTTCAActtttaacaacaaataaacgtAACAATGCAGAGTTCCTGTATCTAACTCAGTTCATAAACggtattagttattttatattcacatatTGCAGTTTCCATGGTAATAACAATGATGTTATCAACAACCATATGGCACCCTTTGGGAAGTGGTGGTATTCGTGGGAAATTTCACCCTCGCAATAGCTTTACATGAACTGTAGTTTGACCATAAGTCACCGGTAATGATCAGCCGACCATGGTAGGGGTAAGATGTGACAGGTGCTTGACATTTTTGCTAGCAAAGTTTTTATTTGGAGGCATTTGAGCGAAgaagaatatttaaacacGAAAGAGTATTTCTTGTAACTCTGAAATATTCCCAATTTAAATAAGtcgttttcttattatttttttgtcaaatcTATAGTAACATTTGTGTTATATGCGCTTAGATTTATAACCTTACTGAAAAGATTTGATATGTTAATTAGTTCTAACACAATTCGAGCAACAAGCAAGGAAACCTTGCAAGATACAAGaaggtaaaaataaactattttcctgttttattttacgtacgtaataattaaattgtttatatataaatagagtaAGTCGAATATAATTGAGGAAATaaggatttttgtttttttgttgattcgtcgttaaattattcataagcAGTAACATCCTAATTCctactaatcttataaatgcgaaagtttgtaaggatgtgtgtgtgtttttgctctttcacgcaaaatctactgaaccggttgcaattaaatttggtacgtagatagctagataacgggaataacatataggcaactttttatcccgatattacgggatacggacttacgcgcgtGAAACTGTGGGGCActgctagttattaataaaatgaagccACTGTCAGTCATGCTAGTGAAATAATTGTCTAGGCCTTGCATGTTTCAGTCGAGTTACTTTAAAAGCCAAATCATGTATGTGACTACTTCATATGATAGCATGTAGGATATTACATAGAAATACACAACGGTTCAGATTTGTATACATGGTGGTTTTAAAACTAGTTGATAGCTTATTCAGGCATAAAGTCTCATAGTCAAATCTAAAATGGCTGAAAAAGTAccgtttaattgtttttttttttttcgatataCTCGTAGACACAAAAAATTAGATACATATGTCAACGATTGCTGattataattctataaacTGTATTCAAATAACTTGAAGCACAATAAATGTAACGTAGCCACTACTAAATACTTGTAACCtagttaaattcaataaagaaTCTTATCTCGTGTATAAAATAGAGAAGTGGGCGTTTATAATTCATATCTAATGTTGACGCAAGCCAATGACTATGTTATTGATAAAGTCACATCTGTTGTCTTTCTACGTTcactatttacaaaaaactgTGATATATTACTTCATACGTTTGAATAAATGCtactaattatttacatagtttTTGTATCTGACCAGttccataaataataacaaaaaaacgtataaaaaataattataatcaataaccTAAATAAGTTGAATAATTCCTACAACACAAATAAAAGTTGTCTTAAGTCTAAGACAGCATCATTTTAACTGTTGAAATGAATCTTCACGAAATAACTGTACTATAGGGACAACAATTTTACGCACAAGGGTAGACTTATGAaaagttaaatgtttttatcataCTTAATGACCCCatgtaaaatagtaaataggCGGTTGCCTTTAATTTTCCTGTCtacttttgtaataaaaatatggagGTACAACAGTTATGTC is drawn from Zerene cesonia ecotype Mississippi chromosome 8, Zerene_cesonia_1.1, whole genome shotgun sequence and contains these coding sequences:
- the LOC119828658 gene encoding homeobox protein prospero-like, encoding MMSSEEEADSHAPYSDKLLKKQKRVRQRVDAGEPRNSYSTLATNGPAPARAAHMSGGLYGAIFEGRQHFGLFGPCYAPAEMLNELLGRAPKQEDNSDEASGGDMLRDRVLRDILQSRKKELMRLSPDNNNVLANNNNDEPKEEKHSPERPISRDSRPDLDDALLTLDSACDSRTSPPPAPPPSEQLLAPKSEPEDRDSDAQRSSPRPQDVKRARVENIVSTMRSSPAPQQPQVNGCKKRKLYHPQQHDGAAERYGASHGSSAQTVSDDSEDDGERPPIQQKLVEKNALKSQLRTMQEQLAEMQEKYLQLCNRMGQESETIDNDGASSDVEQTDDTVPKSEPASPVKEVPPPIPNTAAPNMLSQVMSKMISAKIQAHNAAHPHLPPGFNGTLPMIPHLPHADHMHPQHTHQHLNNAAAMYLNVSQKLFLEQEARMKEASEHQQNNQQQRPQSNQHSPQQRQMGQTPKAPLPSELAERLDALRSNTGSVGPITGADLESLADVLKSEITASLASLIDSIVTRFVHQRRIMGKQSEAAAAAAEQLNKDLMRATRMIDRKSPPPKAPERQPGQMSGNAPVHHPGAPNGVPFMTNNPLFMSHMNGPRAPGGAAFPLHPEAGGPGHGAHMRPPTGLFQTPQKPMPSHFGPMNGHFDRDQSMDSIEPLSLVVTPKKKRHKVTDTRITPRTVSRILGEGVGQSPESKFPESPSPRPFPGGMALPTSVAIPNPSLHESQVFSPYSPFFGAGGGLARSPPAPERDSPPLPNAPAMLHPVLLAAAHHGSPDYLRPHHPHVPHHGAGPHHPHMDTQDPHSDCNSTDLPYDGVQPTSSTLTPMHLRKAKLMFFWVRYPSSAVLKMYFPDIKFNKNNTAQLVKWFSNFR